ACCTCTTCGGCGGTCAGCGGGTTACCGTCGAAGTAACCACCCTTGATCACCAGGAGAGGGTTTGCCTTGGCGAAGGCGCGCAGACCCTTGGCGACGGAGACAGGGTCACCGTGCACGAAGGCGATTGCCGACGGTCCGGTCAGGTCGTCCTTGAGCGACGACATGCCCGCGTTGTCCGCAGCGATCTTGGTCAGCGTGTTCTTCACCACGGCGTAGGTTGCGTCCGCACTGATGGACTTGCGCAGCTCCTTGAGCTGTCCCACAGTGAGGCCGCGGTACTCGGTCAGCAGAACGGCGGTCGAGTTCTGGAACTTGTCCGTGAGCTCGGCAACCGCGGCTTCCTTGTTCGCCATGGCCACTCCTTATGTATGCGTTCGCGCGTCGCGGAGGCGACGCGCCCCTCATACCGTGGCGGCCCGCTCATGAAAAAAGCTCCGGCACAGGAGGCGCGGAGCTGGTGCAGAGATGATCTGCGTAAACTTCGATTCCACCTGCGCGGGCCGTTCTCGAGAAGAGAACCTTCGTGCGTGCACACTTCTGCGCACCACAGACCAACGGTCTTCGGTACGAGCAAGCCTACGTGACGGTGACGGCAAAGACAAATCACGGCCGGCACTCCTTGACCGCGCAGCATCCTTCTCGTAATCTTTTCGTATAGAGAGAGTTCGTTTTCATATCACGAAATGGAGGAGCGAATGCCGACACTCGACGATGAGGCGACAAACGCGACCGACAGCCCCGACAACAACGGCGCTCCGCCGTGGAACGAGATCGACCCGGACTTCTTCATCCCGGAGGGGTCCCAGCGCGGGTGGTTCAGCATCCGCCGATAGCGACGTGAAACGCAGCTCGACCAATAATCCGAGATACGGAAAAGCGATTCCAAAACAACTGGATTCCCGTCGCATGGCGCGGTAGAATTCACGACACGCTGCTCACCGCAGCGCAGGGCGGCGTCAGCAGGCGCGTATTCCCAAGTATGAAGAGGTACGAGGGTTCGGGGTGAACGCGGCCTCTCACGACATGGAGCGTGACACATGGATGTGACCGTCAATGGAGAACGCCGGGCTCTCGCTGGTCTTCGAGCGCATGAGAATGCCCTGGACTGGCTTCGATCCAACCGGCTGACCGGAAGCAAAGAAGGCTGCGCCGAAGGCGAGTGCGGCGCGTGCGCCGTCATGGTCGCCCAGCCCGATGGGAACGGCGGCAGCACCTGGACGAGCGTCAACTCGTGCCTGATCCCCGCGGCGTCACTCGACGGGCAGGAGATCGTGACGTCTGAGGGACTCGCGACGGACGGCGACCTGCACCCGGTTCAAGAGAAGCTCGCGGAGGCCGGGGGCTCTCAATGCGGCTATTGCACGCCCGGTTTCGCGTGCAGCATGGCCGCCGAGTACTACCGTGCCGACCGCACTCCGTGCGAGCACCCGGCAGACGGCGAGCACGGCGCGAACGGCTTCGACCTGCACGCGCTGAGTGGCAACCTGTGCCGCTGCACCGGCTATCGCCCGATTCGGGATGCGGCGTACGGGCTCGGCTCTCCGGACGCCGACGATGCACTTGCGGCGCGACGCGCCACCCCAGCGCCCGAGCCCGCCGCGACGGACTACGTCGCAGAAGACGGTCGCTTCGTGCGACCGACGGGACTCACCGATGCTCTCGCACTTCTCGCTCAGGAGCCGAATGC
This DNA window, taken from Paramicrobacterium agarici, encodes the following:
- the rplJ gene encoding 50S ribosomal protein L10, with amino-acid sequence MANKEAAVAELTDKFQNSTAVLLTEYRGLTVGQLKELRKSISADATYAVVKNTLTKIAADNAGMSSLKDDLTGPSAIAFVHGDPVSVAKGLRAFAKANPLLVIKGGYFDGNPLTAEEVGKLADLESREVMLAKLAGAFKASLFGAAYLFNAPLSKAVRTVDALREKQESAA